A section of the Acidobacteriota bacterium genome encodes:
- a CDS encoding SDR family oxidoreductase, protein MSDLRGKRVIISGASSGIGLEAARLLASLGAEVCLTARRGDLLDAEATEIGGGTWAWPCDVSDRSSVAELVLETRNRWGALDGLVNNAGVALMASLDETTDDMWEDTFSVNVRGPFLLCRELGPLLREGESPAVVNVSSSLAERAIPGMAAYNSSKAALNQLTKSLALEWAPDVRVNAIMPAVIDTPIHATRGMSPEDVQSIGELHPMKRVGQPEDVAHMIAYLLSDAASWMTGAVIPVDGGMLAG, encoded by the coding sequence ATGTCAGATCTACGCGGCAAGCGGGTGATTATTTCGGGAGCCTCGAGTGGCATCGGCCTCGAGGCGGCTCGGTTGTTGGCTTCTCTCGGAGCCGAGGTGTGCCTCACGGCACGTCGAGGCGACCTGCTCGATGCGGAGGCTACCGAGATCGGTGGCGGTACCTGGGCTTGGCCCTGCGATGTCTCGGACAGGTCATCAGTGGCCGAGCTTGTCCTCGAAACAAGGAACCGGTGGGGTGCTCTTGACGGGCTGGTCAACAACGCGGGCGTTGCACTGATGGCGTCGCTCGACGAAACCACGGACGACATGTGGGAGGACACGTTCTCGGTCAACGTACGTGGTCCGTTCCTGCTCTGCCGTGAGCTCGGGCCCCTCCTTCGCGAGGGTGAGTCCCCGGCCGTTGTCAACGTGTCGTCTTCGCTGGCCGAACGAGCGATCCCGGGGATGGCCGCCTACAACTCCTCGAAGGCCGCCCTCAACCAGCTGACGAAGTCCCTCGCACTCGAGTGGGCGCCCGATGTACGAGTCAACGCGATCATGCCCGCGGTCATCGACACGCCGATCCACGCGACGCGAGGCATGAGTCCGGAGGACGTTCAGTCGATTGGTGAGCTGCATCCGATGAAGCGGGTCGGGCAACCGGAGGACGTGGCCCATATGATCGCCTATCTGCTGTCTGACGCGGCATCGTGGATGACCGGAGC